The Thalassotalea sp. HSM 43 genome window below encodes:
- a CDS encoding DUF3857 domain-containing transglutaminase family protein produces MKLSKQLSIYISLLALMVITVPVRADIVIPQRDIIMDIDTRYEIYNVDYQIGEDYRITKNDEYFIKALTESGVKKLRSYTLEYLNDVQQFAVIDARIIKETGEQINLRDEQVQFSPVQNPSSNKPILTAKTQVNFDFEQLEVGDGIYLRTSQADKVALFDQHFAIEQKFYANVGYKDVHMTVTLPRDMNYYTQLNDVNATTEQINGAHRINIHYSNYSPFESERNDFSIANSNTEVGIMISSFINYEKYVAAFSQQLQKPTSLDKQVIDLAQRITAQTSDKKLQAKLLYNWVSDNIDYVADNCLTLGGYTPRPTTEIIDSGYGDCKDHASLYEDLLQAKNITSHMALVHDGNFYSLPHTPVASAFNHVITYLPEWQTFVDSTNDVMPFELLAKNLTSKPVLVSNYKQDFKYTPLPHHRDNGQRLRFTGRISEQGDLSGTFYFEHHGYNAIDARQIHRQLTPEQQVQHFADLLSWGDSKGEVSKLTNDPSPREATYVYKFEYKKQGFVDLNQNGYIDYAPLWERLSNLEDLLYFPEQEVVTNYLSCKNGMLDDTLILILPENIKVEEFPNQVIINEHNIFYGTLYTHRTRFIEVNRRFKNTGPANNCAAKMVNMQREFVPIIEQNRAIPLNYQVTSGSEK; encoded by the coding sequence ATGAAATTGTCGAAACAACTATCTATTTACATCTCTTTGCTTGCGCTGATGGTCATAACTGTGCCTGTCAGAGCAGACATTGTTATACCGCAAAGGGATATCATTATGGATATCGATACGCGCTACGAGATTTATAATGTTGATTATCAAATCGGTGAAGATTATCGGATAACTAAAAACGACGAATATTTTATAAAGGCGTTAACCGAGTCAGGCGTAAAAAAATTACGTTCCTATACCCTAGAATATCTCAATGATGTGCAACAGTTTGCGGTGATTGATGCCCGTATTATTAAGGAAACTGGTGAGCAGATAAATCTGCGTGATGAACAAGTGCAGTTTTCACCGGTGCAAAATCCGTCATCTAACAAGCCAATCCTTACCGCAAAGACGCAAGTGAACTTTGATTTTGAGCAGCTTGAAGTTGGCGATGGCATCTACTTAAGGACGAGCCAAGCCGATAAAGTTGCACTATTTGATCAGCACTTTGCAATAGAGCAAAAGTTTTACGCTAATGTAGGCTACAAAGATGTTCATATGACGGTTACCTTACCTCGTGATATGAATTACTACACCCAGCTTAACGATGTTAATGCTACCACTGAGCAAATCAATGGCGCGCATCGAATTAATATTCACTACAGCAATTACTCACCTTTTGAAAGCGAGCGCAATGATTTCTCGATTGCCAATAGTAATACTGAAGTCGGTATTATGATCAGCAGCTTCATTAACTATGAAAAGTACGTTGCGGCGTTTTCTCAGCAATTACAAAAACCGACCTCTCTAGATAAGCAGGTTATTGACCTTGCACAACGCATAACAGCACAGACGAGCGATAAAAAATTGCAAGCCAAGTTACTGTATAACTGGGTGTCAGACAATATAGATTATGTTGCCGACAACTGTTTGACACTCGGTGGATATACTCCACGCCCGACGACGGAAATAATTGATTCAGGTTATGGTGATTGTAAAGACCATGCGAGCTTGTATGAGGATTTGCTGCAGGCGAAAAATATAACCAGTCATATGGCGCTGGTTCACGATGGCAACTTTTATTCGTTACCACACACACCGGTGGCGTCGGCCTTTAATCATGTCATTACCTATTTACCAGAGTGGCAAACATTTGTTGATAGCACCAATGATGTCATGCCGTTTGAATTATTGGCGAAAAACTTAACCAGTAAACCGGTATTGGTGAGCAACTATAAACAGGATTTCAAATATACGCCGTTGCCTCATCATCGTGATAATGGCCAAAGATTGCGTTTTACTGGGCGTATTTCAGAGCAGGGCGATTTATCAGGCACGTTTTATTTTGAACATCATGGTTATAACGCCATCGATGCCCGTCAAATACATAGGCAATTAACACCTGAGCAGCAAGTCCAACATTTTGCTGATTTACTTTCCTGGGGGGATAGTAAAGGGGAGGTGTCAAAATTGACCAATGATCCGAGCCCGCGCGAAGCAACTTACGTCTATAAGTTTGAATATAAAAAGCAAGGCTTTGTCGATTTGAATCAAAATGGCTACATTGACTATGCGCCGCTTTGGGAGCGTCTAAGTAATCTAGAAGATTTACTGTATTTCCCAGAACAAGAAGTTGTCACCAACTATCTATCTTGTAAAAATGGCATGCTAGACGATACATTGATTCTGATTTTACCTGAGAACATTAAGGTTGAGGAATTTCCGAATCAGGTGATCATCAATGAACATAATATCTTTTATGGTACACTATATACTCACCGAACCCGTTTCATTGAAGTAAACCGCCGCTTTAAGAATACCGGCCCTGCCAATAACTGCGCTGCGAAGATGGTTAATATGCAACGCGAGTTTGTTCCAATCATTGAACAAAACCGTGCAATTCCACTAAATTATCAGGTCACCTCCGGTAGTGAAAAATAA
- the rpsQ gene encoding 30S ribosomal protein S17 has product MSESIRTLQGTVVSNKMDKSITVLIERRVKHPIYGKFMIRSTKLKAHDETNVCSEGDVVTIRECAPISKSKSWTLVDVVSKA; this is encoded by the coding sequence ATGAGCGAAAGTATTCGTACTCTACAAGGCACCGTTGTCAGTAACAAAATGGACAAGTCTATCACTGTACTGATCGAGCGTCGTGTTAAGCACCCTATCTACGGTAAATTCATGATCCGTTCAACTAAGTTGAAAGCACATGATGAAACCAACGTATGTAGCGAAGGTGATGTAGTAACAATCCGTGAATGTGCTCCTATTTCAAAATCAAAGTCTTGGACTTTGGTTGATGTAGTAAGCAAAGCATAA
- the rpmC gene encoding 50S ribosomal protein L29, protein MKASELKDKSIEELNTELLSLLREQFNYRMQASTGQLAQTHLLRNVRRDIARVKTILNQKAAS, encoded by the coding sequence ATGAAAGCTAGTGAACTAAAAGATAAAAGCATTGAAGAGCTTAATACTGAATTGCTAAGTCTATTGCGTGAACAGTTTAACTACCGCATGCAAGCAAGCACTGGTCAGCTAGCTCAAACGCATTTACTACGTAACGTACGTCGCGATATCGCACGTGTTAAGACAATCCTAAATCAGAAGGCGGCTTCATAA
- the rplP gene encoding 50S ribosomal protein L16, translating to MLQPKRTKFRKQMKLRNRGLAHTGSTVNFGSFGLKSVERGRMTARQIEAARRAMTRHVKRQGKIWIRVFPDKPITKKPLEVRMGKGKGGVEYWVCQIQPGRVLYEMEGVSEELAREAFALAAAKLPFKTTFVTRKVM from the coding sequence ATGTTACAACCAAAACGTACTAAATTCCGCAAGCAGATGAAACTGCGTAACCGTGGTCTTGCTCACACTGGTAGCACTGTAAACTTCGGTTCGTTCGGTTTGAAATCTGTTGAGCGTGGTCGTATGACTGCTCGTCAAATCGAAGCAGCTCGTCGTGCGATGACTCGTCACGTTAAACGTCAAGGTAAAATTTGGATTCGAGTTTTCCCTGATAAGCCAATTACCAAAAAACCTCTTGAGGTTCGTATGGGTAAAGGTAAAGGTGGCGTTGAGTATTGGGTTTGTCAAATCCAACCTGGTCGCGTTCTTTATGAAATGGAAGGTGTAAGCGAAGAGCTAGCACGTGAAGCATTTGCATTAGCAGCTGCTAAACTTCCTTTCAAAACAACTTTCGTAACTCGTAAGGTAATGTAA
- the rpsC gene encoding 30S ribosomal protein S3, whose protein sequence is MGQKVHPTGIRLGITKPFASTWYANTKEYAANIKGDHEVRAYLTEELKRASLSKIVIERPAKSIRVTIHTARPGVVIGKKGEDVEKLRKKVSLIAGVPAQINIAEVRKPEMDAQLVADSIASQLERRVMFRRAMKRAVQNAMRLGAKGIKVQVSGRLGGADIARAEWYREGRVPLHTLRADIDYATARADTTYGVIGVKVWIFKGEVIGGMPLQAEAPAKPKRKGKGKSSK, encoded by the coding sequence ATGGGTCAGAAAGTACATCCTACCGGTATTCGCTTAGGTATCACGAAACCTTTCGCGTCTACTTGGTATGCAAATACTAAAGAGTATGCCGCTAACATCAAAGGTGATCACGAAGTTCGTGCTTACCTTACTGAAGAGTTAAAGCGTGCATCATTATCGAAAATTGTTATTGAGCGTCCAGCTAAGTCTATTCGCGTTACTATCCACACTGCACGTCCTGGTGTTGTGATTGGTAAGAAAGGCGAAGACGTAGAAAAACTTCGTAAGAAAGTTTCTCTAATCGCTGGTGTTCCTGCGCAAATTAACATCGCTGAAGTTCGCAAGCCAGAAATGGATGCGCAACTAGTAGCTGACAGCATCGCGAGCCAATTAGAGCGTCGTGTTATGTTCCGTCGTGCTATGAAGCGTGCCGTACAGAACGCTATGCGTCTAGGTGCCAAGGGTATCAAAGTACAGGTTAGTGGTCGTCTTGGTGGTGCGGATATCGCACGTGCTGAGTGGTATCGTGAAGGTCGTGTACCATTACACACTTTGCGTGCTGATATCGATTACGCAACCGCTCGTGCTGACACTACCTATGGTGTTATTGGTGTTAAAGTCTGGATCTTCAAAGGTGAAGTTATCGGTGGTATGCCTCTACAGGCAGAAGCACCAGCTAAGCCGAAGAGAAAAGGCAAAGGCAAGAGCAGTAAGTAA
- the rplV gene encoding 50S ribosomal protein L22 produces MEAIAKHKFARGSAQKARLVVDQIRGLHVEKALEILEYSNKSAADLVKKVLNSAIANAEHNEGADIDELIVKTIMVDDGPTMKRIKPRAKGRADRILKRTSHITVVVSDS; encoded by the coding sequence ATGGAAGCTATCGCTAAACATAAATTTGCCCGTGGTTCAGCTCAAAAAGCTCGTTTGGTCGTTGACCAAATCCGCGGTTTACACGTTGAGAAAGCACTTGAAATCCTAGAATACAGCAACAAGTCTGCTGCAGATCTAGTGAAGAAAGTACTTAACAGTGCAATCGCTAACGCTGAACACAATGAAGGTGCAGACATTGATGAACTAATCGTTAAAACCATCATGGTTGACGATGGTCCAACAATGAAGCGTATTAAACCTCGTGCGAAAGGTCGCGCGGATCGTATCCTTAAGCGTACTAGCCACATTACTGTGGTTGTATCTGATAGCTAG
- the rpsS gene encoding 30S ribosomal protein S19 — protein MPRSLKKGPFIDLHLLTKVEKALESGNKKPIKTWSRRSMIIPNMIGLTIAVHNGRQHVPVFVTDEMIGHKLGEFAPTRTYRGHAADKKAKKR, from the coding sequence ATGCCACGTTCTCTCAAGAAAGGTCCTTTTATTGACCTGCACTTGTTAACGAAGGTAGAGAAAGCTCTGGAAAGCGGGAACAAGAAACCTATTAAAACTTGGTCTCGTCGCTCAATGATCATACCTAATATGATCGGATTGACCATTGCTGTCCATAATGGCCGTCAACACGTTCCAGTTTTCGTTACCGATGAAATGATTGGTCACAAACTGGGTGAATTTGCACCTACTCGTACTTATCGCGGCCACGCTGCTGATAAGAAAGCGAAGAAAAGATAA
- the rplB gene encoding 50S ribosomal protein L2 produces MAIVKCKPTSPGRRHVVKVVNPELYKGKPYAPLLEKNSKSGGRNNTGRITVRHVGGGHKQHYRVIDFKRTKDGIPAKVERLEYDPNRSANIALVLYADGERRYILAPKGLKAGDAVQSGADAPIKTGNTLPLRNVPLGSVIHGIELKPGKGAQIARAAGTYAQLVAKDGAYVTLRLRSGEMRKIEAECRATLGEIGNAEHMLRSLGKAGASRWRGVRPTVRGVAMNPVDHPHGGGEGRTSGGRHPVSPWGVPTKGYKTRKNKRTDKFIVRRRTK; encoded by the coding sequence ATGGCTATTGTTAAATGTAAACCTACTTCTCCGGGTCGTCGCCACGTTGTTAAAGTGGTTAACCCTGAGTTGTACAAAGGTAAGCCTTACGCACCTCTATTAGAGAAAAACTCTAAGTCTGGTGGTCGTAACAATACCGGTCGCATTACTGTTCGTCACGTTGGTGGTGGTCACAAGCAACACTATCGTGTAATCGACTTTAAGCGTACTAAAGATGGCATCCCTGCAAAAGTAGAGCGTTTGGAATATGATCCAAACCGTAGTGCTAACATTGCACTAGTGCTATACGCAGACGGTGAGCGTCGTTACATCTTGGCTCCTAAGGGCCTTAAAGCTGGTGATGCAGTTCAATCTGGTGCTGATGCGCCGATCAAAACTGGTAACACTTTGCCACTACGTAACGTGCCACTAGGTTCTGTTATTCACGGTATCGAGCTTAAGCCTGGTAAAGGCGCACAAATCGCTCGTGCTGCTGGTACTTACGCACAGTTAGTAGCAAAAGATGGCGCTTACGTCACTTTACGTCTTCGCTCTGGCGAAATGCGTAAAATTGAAGCTGAGTGTCGTGCGACTCTAGGTGAAATTGGTAACGCAGAACACATGTTGCGTTCACTAGGTAAAGCGGGTGCTTCTCGCTGGCGTGGTGTTCGTCCAACTGTTCGTGGTGTTGCTATGAACCCGGTAGATCACCCACACGGTGGTGGTGAAGGTCGTACTTCTGGTGGTCGTCACCCTGTATCTCCATGGGGCGTACCTACTAAAGGCTACAAGACTCGTAAGAACAAGCGTACTGACAAGTTCATCGTACGTCGTCGTACTAAGTAG
- the rplW gene encoding 50S ribosomal protein L23, producing the protein MINEERLLKVLLAPNISEKATVAAEANNTVVFKVATDATKAEIKAAVEQLFEVEVSGVRTLNVKGKTKRTGMRVGRRSDWKKAYVTLKEGSDIDFVGAEQ; encoded by the coding sequence ATGATAAACGAAGAACGTTTGTTGAAGGTGTTATTGGCACCAAACATTTCTGAAAAAGCAACTGTCGCTGCTGAAGCAAACAACACTGTTGTTTTCAAAGTAGCTACTGATGCAACTAAAGCAGAAATCAAAGCTGCCGTTGAGCAACTTTTCGAAGTTGAAGTATCTGGTGTTCGCACTCTAAATGTTAAGGGTAAAACCAAGCGCACTGGTATGCGTGTTGGTCGTCGTAGCGATTGGAAAAAAGCTTACGTTACTCTTAAAGAAGGCAGCGACATCGACTTCGTTGGCGCTGAGCAATAG
- the rplD gene encoding 50S ribosomal protein L4: MELALKDASGALEVSEATFGREFNEALVHQVVVAYAAGARQGTVKQKTRSEVSGGGKKPWRQKGTGRARAGTSRGPIWRAGGVTFAARPQDHSQKVNRKMYRGAIQSILSELVRQERLVVVKDFSVETPKTKELVAKLKELELKDVLIVTEEVNENLFLSARNLYKVDVRDVAAIDPVSLVGFEKVLVTEAAVKQIEEMLA, encoded by the coding sequence ATGGAATTAGCATTAAAAGACGCGTCTGGCGCTCTTGAAGTGTCTGAAGCTACCTTCGGACGTGAGTTTAACGAAGCTCTTGTACACCAAGTAGTTGTTGCTTATGCAGCAGGTGCTCGTCAAGGTACAGTTAAGCAAAAGACTCGTTCTGAAGTTAGTGGCGGTGGCAAAAAGCCATGGCGTCAAAAAGGTACTGGCCGTGCACGTGCTGGTACAAGTCGTGGTCCAATCTGGCGCGCTGGTGGTGTAACATTCGCCGCACGTCCACAAGATCACAGCCAAAAAGTTAACCGTAAAATGTATCGTGGTGCGATTCAAAGCATCCTTTCTGAACTAGTACGTCAAGAACGTCTAGTTGTAGTTAAAGATTTTTCGGTAGAAACGCCAAAGACCAAAGAATTGGTAGCTAAGTTAAAAGAACTTGAGCTTAAAGATGTGTTGATCGTAACTGAAGAAGTTAACGAAAACCTATTCTTGTCAGCTCGCAACTTGTACAAAGTTGACGTTCGTGACGTAGCTGCAATTGATCCGGTAAGCCTAGTAGGCTTCGAGAAAGTTTTGGTTACTGAAGCTGCAGTTAAGCAAATTGAGGAGATGTTAGCATGA
- the rplC gene encoding 50S ribosomal protein L3, with protein sequence MTIGLVGRKVGMTRVFTEDGVSIPVTVVEVEANRVAQVKTLENDGYRAIQVTTGAKKANRVNKPMAGHFAKAGVEAGRGLWEFRLVDGQDFEAGSELTVEVLNETKLVDVTGTSKGKGFQGGIKRWNFRMQDATHGNSISHRSNGSIGQCQTPGRVFKGKKMSGHMGAEKVTTQNLELVRVDAERNLLLIKGALPGAVNGNVIVKPAVKA encoded by the coding sequence ATGACTATTGGTTTAGTCGGACGTAAAGTTGGTATGACTCGTGTCTTCACTGAAGATGGCGTTTCAATTCCAGTTACAGTCGTAGAAGTTGAAGCGAACCGCGTTGCTCAAGTTAAAACTCTTGAAAACGATGGTTATCGCGCTATTCAAGTTACCACTGGTGCTAAGAAAGCTAACCGTGTAAACAAGCCTATGGCGGGTCACTTCGCTAAAGCCGGCGTTGAAGCTGGTCGTGGTTTGTGGGAATTCCGTCTAGTTGACGGTCAAGATTTCGAAGCAGGCAGTGAGTTAACTGTTGAAGTATTAAACGAAACAAAACTTGTTGACGTTACTGGTACTTCAAAAGGTAAAGGTTTCCAAGGTGGTATCAAGCGCTGGAATTTCCGCATGCAAGATGCTACTCACGGTAACTCTATCTCTCACCGTTCAAATGGTTCAATCGGTCAGTGTCAAACACCTGGTCGAGTATTTAAAGGCAAAAAAATGTCTGGCCACATGGGTGCTGAGAAAGTTACTACTCAGAACCTTGAACTAGTTCGCGTTGACGCTGAACGTAACTTGCTACTTATTAAGGGTGCCCTTCCAGGTGCTGTTAATGGCAACGTTATCGTTAAACCAGCTGTTAAAGCATAA
- the rpsJ gene encoding 30S ribosomal protein S10 yields MSNQRIRIRLKAFDHRLIDQSTAEIVDTAKRTGAQVRGPIPLPTRKERFTVLISPHVNKDARDQYEIRTHKRMIDIVEPTEKTVDALMRLDLAAGVDVQISLG; encoded by the coding sequence ATGTCAAATCAAAGAATTCGCATTCGTTTGAAAGCGTTCGATCATCGATTGATTGATCAATCAACCGCTGAAATCGTAGATACTGCTAAGCGCACTGGTGCTCAGGTTCGTGGTCCTATTCCACTTCCTACTCGCAAAGAGCGTTTCACAGTTTTGATTTCTCCACACGTAAACAAAGACGCTCGTGATCAGTACGAAATCCGTACTCACAAGCGTATGATTGATATCGTTGAACCAACTGAGAAGACTGTAGATGCTCTTATGCGTCTTGATCTTGCAGCTGGCGTAGACGTTCAAATCAGCTTGGGTTAA
- the uvrA gene encoding excinuclease ABC subunit UvrA translates to MKQIEVRGARTHNLKNIDLDIPRDKLIVITGLSGSGKSSLAFDTLYAEGQRRYVESLSAYARQFLSLMEKPDVDHIEGLSPAISIEQKSTSHNPRSTVGTITEIYDYLRLLFARVGEPRCPTHAEPLTAQTISQMVDKVLELDEGSKVMLLAPVVVDRKGEHVKLLDNLAAQGYIRARIDGEVCDLSDPPTLDLHKKHTIEVVVDRLKVRDDIQTRLAESFETALSLTDGIAAIGFMDEPERDELLFSANFACPQCGYSMAKPEPKLFSFNNPAGACQSCDGLGHKQFFDPARVISNDELSLAGGAIRGWDKRNFYYFQMLTSLADHFGFDLNTPFAALDDDVQNIILRGSGRTEIEFKYMNDRGDIVVRKHPFEGILVNMDRRYRETESNAVREELSKYLNNQDCPSCHGSRLRLEARNVFVDNKPLHDIVEYSIAESANFFQSLNLAGQRGKIAEKILKEINDRLGFLVNVGLNYLTLSRSADTLSGGEAQRIRLASQIGAGLVGVMYVLDEPSIGLHQRDNERLLNTLVHLRDLGNTVIVVEHDEDAIKEADHVIDIGPGAGVHGGEVVAEGPIEDILASEHSLTGKYLSGVEKIEIPKKRSKFNKDTVVKLTGATGNNLKNVDLTIPVGLMTCVTGVSGSGKSTLINDTLYKISHLELNKATLDEPSPYKSIEGLEHLDKVIDIDQSPIGRTPRSNPATYTGIFTNIRDIFSATQEARSRGYKPGRFSFNVKGGRCEACQGDGVIKVEMHFLPDVYVPCDVCKGKRYNRETLEIRYKGKNIHEVLDMTIEDAFDFFHAIPAVKRKLQTLMDVGLSYIKLGQSATTLSGGEAQRVKLSKELSKRDTGKTLYILDEPTTGLHFHDIKQLLAVLHRLRDHGNTVVIIEHNLDVVKTADWIVDLGPEGGSGGGEILVTGTPEDVAKDTVSHTARFLKPLL, encoded by the coding sequence ATGAAGCAAATTGAAGTTCGTGGTGCGCGTACCCATAACTTAAAAAATATTGATTTAGATATCCCTCGCGATAAGTTAATTGTCATAACCGGCTTATCTGGCTCGGGTAAATCGTCGCTGGCGTTTGATACCTTATATGCGGAAGGCCAACGTCGTTATGTTGAGTCACTGTCGGCTTATGCACGCCAGTTCTTGTCGCTGATGGAAAAACCGGATGTCGATCACATTGAAGGTTTATCACCGGCCATTTCCATTGAACAAAAATCAACGTCCCATAACCCTCGTTCGACGGTTGGTACCATTACCGAGATTTACGATTACTTGCGTCTGTTGTTTGCCCGTGTTGGTGAGCCGCGTTGTCCAACCCATGCTGAGCCATTAACCGCGCAAACCATTAGTCAAATGGTTGATAAAGTGCTCGAGCTAGATGAGGGCAGTAAAGTGATGTTGCTCGCTCCCGTTGTTGTCGATCGTAAAGGTGAGCACGTCAAGCTATTAGATAACTTGGCTGCGCAAGGTTATATACGAGCACGTATTGATGGTGAAGTCTGTGATCTCTCGGATCCACCAACCCTTGACCTACACAAAAAGCACACCATTGAAGTGGTCGTCGATCGATTAAAAGTGCGAGATGATATCCAAACTCGTTTAGCGGAGTCTTTTGAAACGGCGCTATCCCTTACCGATGGTATTGCAGCTATTGGTTTTATGGACGAACCCGAAAGAGACGAATTGTTATTTTCAGCAAATTTTGCCTGCCCACAATGTGGCTATTCAATGGCAAAACCTGAACCGAAATTATTCTCCTTTAATAATCCAGCAGGCGCGTGTCAAAGTTGTGATGGCTTAGGCCATAAACAGTTCTTCGATCCGGCTCGGGTGATCAGTAATGATGAATTAAGCTTGGCTGGTGGTGCGATTCGTGGTTGGGATAAGCGTAACTTTTATTACTTCCAAATGCTTACCTCATTAGCGGACCATTTTGGCTTTGATTTAAACACGCCATTTGCCGCACTTGATGATGATGTTCAAAACATCATTTTACGTGGCAGTGGGCGCACTGAAATAGAATTTAAATATATGAATGACCGTGGTGATATTGTCGTTCGTAAACATCCTTTTGAAGGGATTTTAGTCAACATGGATAGGCGTTACCGGGAAACCGAGTCAAATGCCGTTCGTGAAGAGTTATCCAAATACTTAAATAACCAAGACTGTCCAAGTTGTCATGGCTCAAGGCTGCGCCTAGAAGCTCGTAATGTGTTTGTTGATAACAAACCTTTGCATGACATCGTTGAATATTCGATTGCCGAATCTGCGAACTTTTTTCAAAGTCTTAATTTGGCTGGTCAGCGCGGTAAGATTGCCGAAAAAATCTTAAAAGAGATCAATGACCGTTTAGGGTTTTTGGTCAACGTTGGCCTTAACTATCTGACGTTATCGCGCAGCGCTGACACCTTATCCGGTGGTGAGGCGCAACGTATTCGTTTGGCATCACAAATTGGTGCCGGTTTAGTCGGTGTTATGTACGTATTGGATGAGCCATCTATTGGTCTGCACCAACGAGACAATGAGCGCTTGCTAAACACCTTGGTGCATTTGCGTGATTTAGGTAATACGGTAATCGTCGTTGAGCACGATGAAGATGCGATAAAAGAGGCCGATCACGTCATTGATATAGGCCCTGGAGCCGGTGTACATGGCGGCGAAGTTGTCGCCGAAGGGCCAATTGAGGACATACTGGCCAGTGAACACTCACTTACCGGTAAATATTTAAGCGGTGTCGAAAAAATAGAAATACCGAAAAAACGCAGCAAATTTAACAAAGATACGGTAGTGAAGTTAACTGGCGCGACGGGTAATAACCTGAAGAATGTCGACTTGACCATTCCGGTTGGATTGATGACCTGTGTCACCGGTGTATCGGGCTCAGGTAAGTCAACCTTGATCAACGACACCTTATATAAGATATCTCACCTTGAACTTAACAAGGCAACTTTAGATGAACCTTCACCTTATAAATCAATTGAAGGTCTTGAGCACCTAGATAAGGTGATTGATATCGACCAAAGTCCGATTGGGCGTACACCAAGATCAAACCCAGCTACCTATACTGGGATTTTCACCAATATTCGTGACATCTTTTCGGCAACGCAAGAAGCACGTTCTCGCGGTTATAAACCAGGACGCTTTAGCTTTAATGTCAAAGGTGGTCGTTGTGAAGCGTGTCAGGGCGACGGTGTTATTAAAGTTGAAATGCACTTTTTACCGGATGTGTATGTACCTTGTGATGTTTGTAAAGGTAAGCGCTATAACCGTGAAACATTAGAGATACGTTATAAAGGCAAGAATATCCATGAAGTGTTGGATATGACCATTGAAGATGCATTTGATTTCTTTCATGCCATCCCGGCAGTGAAACGTAAGTTGCAAACTCTAATGGATGTTGGCTTGTCTTATATTAAGTTAGGGCAGTCGGCAACAACCTTATCCGGTGGTGAGGCACAACGAGTTAAGCTATCTAAGGAATTATCAAAACGTGATACCGGTAAAACCTTATATATATTAGATGAGCCGACGACAGGTTTACACTTTCACGACATTAAGCAGTTACTCGCGGTATTACACCGTCTGCGTGACCATGGTAATACCGTTGTGATCATTGAGCATAACTTAGATGTGGTTAAAACCGCGGACTGGATTGTCGATTTAGGCCCTGAAGGCGGTTCCGGTGGTGGCGAAATTCTCGTTACCGGTACGCCGGAAGATGTTGCCAAAGATACCGTGTCGCACACCGCGCGGTTCTTAAAGCCGCTTTTATAA